From Zingiber officinale cultivar Zhangliang chromosome 5B, Zo_v1.1, whole genome shotgun sequence, the proteins below share one genomic window:
- the LOC121987653 gene encoding uncharacterized protein LOC121987653, with protein sequence MDSIRMEKFHARKRKQFVPSLLHYFVTLLFLALFLSSPLWLPRVSSCLLSLASVSGTKCLVLLCNIVVVFLVRTSESKTSQPSPTDIYEEYMNRKVNNERQDEWRSEKRTEEEEDSEEEEEEEEVSEIDKKAEDFIARINWQRKLEERRLLSYGYG encoded by the coding sequence ATGGATTCCATTAGGATGGAGAAGTTTCATGCCAGGAAGAGGAAGCAGTTCGTCCCCAGCCTCCTCCACTACTTTGTCACGCTCTTATTCTTGGCCCTCTTCCTATCCAGCCCCCTGTGGCTTCCACGAGTAAGTTCATGCCTCCTTTCTCTCGCGTCCGTGTCTGGGACCAAGTGCCTCGTCCTACTCTGCAACATCGTCGTCGTCTTCCTCGTGAGGACAAGCGAGTCCAAGACTTCGCAGCCCTCCCCGACGGATATCTACGAGGAGTACATGAACAGGAAGGTAAACAATGAGCGGCAGGACGAGTGGAGGAGCGAGAAGAGaacagaagaagaggaagactcagaggaggaggaggaggaagaagaagtgagcGAGATTGACAAGAAAGCAGAGGACTTCATTGCGAGGATAAATTGGCAGAGGAAGCTTGAGGAGAGGAGGCTGCTTTCTTATGGTTATGGCTAA